CCAACCGTCAGAATTCCCATTTCCTTAGCAATTGCAGCAACAATCGGCGCTGCTCCAGTTCCTGTTCCGCCACCCATTCCTGCAGTTACAAACACCATATCTGCACCATTCAATGCCTGCGCTATTTCATCACGGCTTTCTTCGGCAGATTTTTTGCCAATCTCAGGGTTTGCTCCGGCTCCAAGACCTTGAGTGATTTTTTCTCCTATCTGTATTTTGAATTCCGCCTTGGAAGAGAAAAGCGACTGTTTATCTGTATTTATGGCAATAAATTGCACGCCTTTTAAGTTCGCATCAATCATTCGATTAACGGCATTGTTTCCGCCACCACCAACTCCAACAACTTTTATTTGTGCAAATCGCTCAATATCGGTATCAAATTCCAACATTTAGTACCCCCCTTATCAACTATTTATCACTTGCAAATCCACGCTTATTTATTATTGATTGTAACACAAAACACTTCATATAGCTCTCATTCTCTTAATTTTGATATGAAGTACCTCCTGATAAAGGCAAAATTTTCAAATAGCCTGACACCAAAAGCTACAATCGCCGCATAATACAGGGGAACACCCAATTGATCCCCAATATACGCCAGCATACCTGCAAGAAAGGCATTCCCGAAAAACCCCGTTGTGAAAATAAGCGTATCAAATTTATTTTCCAGGTTTGCGCGTACAGCTCCAAATATAGAATCAAAAGCAGCTATTATGGAAATCGAAAGATACAGTGAGTATTGAGCCGGAAATGTTACAGGTAAATAAAAACCAATTCCTAATCCGACTATTATTCCAACCAAAGCAACAATCATGGTTTATCATTCCTTTCAACTACTTTCATATAATTGTAATCCAACGGCTCTTCATAAGATGGTATACCTATACTTACACTAGTATTTGCTTCTACGAAAAGACCTACCTGCTTTAATAGATTTCCATAGGTCCCCGGTGCCTTTATTGCAGCCTGCAGATAATCGGAATTGCCAATCGCCTTAATAATATAGGGCTGCGAATAAACCTGGTCATTTATCTTTATTGTTGGACCGGCGCAATTGATTTCACTTACGGAAATTATTCTTTGTCCGTTAAGCGAAATTGCTTCCGCTCCAGCAATTTTCAAATCATTTACTATGTTCAATACATCTATGTCATGGACAAGCAAATTGTTTGGATCCTCTCCTTCAATCAGTTCCCTTTCTCCGTCACTAAGCAGCACGAGCACACCTGGCCCCTCAAGCCCCAATAACCCTGCAACAGCCTTATATTCATCTGCTTCTTGCTCTAGCAATGATTGAACATTTCCTTTGGCCTGCTCATCCTTGATATTCTTAATTTTCTCTTTTGTTTCTACTAGAAGGTTTCCTAAGGATTTTATCTCCACTTGCTCTATTTCAATCACTCTTTTGTAATCGTTTATTAGCTTGAAAGGTATTATCTTATACTCGCTTGATGCATTGCTCAACAAAAGAGCCGTAAACAACCCTACTATGCATGCCATAATAAAGATATAAAATTTGTTGCTCATTTTCATAAGCCACCGTTTCATATCATTCCACCGGCTCGGCATATCTGAATTTTATTACATCCTTGTATTTTTCAATCACTATGTTTTCAAATTTCTTTATGCCCACTTGCAACTTATAATTTTCGCGCATTTCCCACACGATTCCATATCTTATATTCAACGAAGCCTCAAGCGTGTCAGAATTTCCTATTGCCTTTATCGCAAAAGGCGGAGCTGTAGGCACATTGTTTATATTCAAATTGTTTCCGGCAAGATGTATTTCGGTCATTGCTATTATTCTTTGGTTATTAACCGACACAGCTTCAGCACCTGCAGCATTGAGTATATTGAGCATAGAGAGAATCAAATCGTAATTGTACATAATTACACTCCCGTTCTCTCTGGAGTATTCAATATTCTCCAACGGATCTTCAATTATAACTTGTATACCTTCTCCCTCTACATCTTCAAGTCCGGCAACAACCCTAAACTTCAATATGTCGTCATTCAGGCTCTTTATTACAGCGCTTTCTTTTGATTCAGATTCTTTGATGGTTCGCAGTTCAGATTCGTAGTATTCAAGCTGTTCCTGCAATGTTTCTTTTTCAGCTATTGTATTGCTCAATTCATTCTCAAGCTGTATAGCCCTTTGGCTTGGGAAAAGACCTTCTAGATAACTGCTGTTTACTGCTTTGTATTGAATTGAAAAAACCATGCCAAGCACAATGCTTATAAAGCCTATTGTTATTTTTGTTTTTACGTCAAATCTTTTCATACAACCACTCCTAGTAAATCGGATAATAAACCGGGTTTTTTTCATATCTCATGTTGATTATACCTCTATTGATATTCTTGCTACTTAAATCTTGCAAAATTAATTTCATTTTTTCCAATTTGTCTTCAATTGGATCGTCAAGAAGCCCGAAATCCACCAAAAAGTCCTTTTGTATCTGCAAAATCAAATGATTATCCTCAATAAATACAAAATCGGTTTTTTCTTCAATATCATTCTTGAGAAATTTCGCAAGCATTATAATATTTTCAAGAACCTCGTATTTATCGGTCACTATGACCGAATTCCTTGCGAATCTTTCAAATTCAAAACCCTTTACCCTAAGGTAATCACCGCTTAACCCTTCTTCTGGGAATGGCTCATAATCCATTACATAGCCATCTGCTGCTATCCCTATAGTTCCATTCATATATTCTACTTGAATAATTTTTTCTCTCAAAATTACATCTATCTCTATTGAATCAGGAAAATGGCGTCTTAATGTTACTGACTTTACCTCCGGGTTTTCTTCGAGCATCGTCATGACTTCTTCTGCATTCAAAATAAAAATATTTTGCCCCAATATTGATTCCGACAATGCATCGTCATAAACGGTTGCTATTTTGGGCATAATGCTGCAGTTCTCTACGATAAATATATTCGTCATGAAAACTATTGTATAAATCGCGACAATAAAAACCGCAATTGCAATTGCTATCTTAAAGGTATTTTTGCGCTTCACTGTTACATCATCCTGTCCACTATCGACTTAGTCGCATCGCTTTTCTTGTAAAAACCAGCGCATTTCTCCATGCTCCTGATTCTATCCCGTTCTTCATAAAGTTGCAATATTGTTTCTGCCAAGTTTTTCCCGGTAAGATTCTTTT
This genomic interval from Peptostreptococcaceae bacterium contains the following:
- a CDS encoding DUF881 domain-containing protein translates to MKRWLMKMSNKFYIFIMACIVGLFTALLLSNASSEYKIIPFKLINDYKRVIEIEQVEIKSLGNLLVETKEKIKNIKDEQAKGNVQSLLEQEADEYKAVAGLLGLEGPGVLVLLSDGERELIEGEDPNNLLVHDIDVLNIVNDLKIAGAEAISLNGQRIISVSEINCAGPTIKINDQVYSQPYIIKAIGNSDYLQAAIKAPGTYGNLLKQVGLFVEANTSVSIGIPSYEEPLDYNYMKVVERNDKP
- a CDS encoding DUF881 domain-containing protein; this translates as MKRFDVKTKITIGFISIVLGMVFSIQYKAVNSSYLEGLFPSQRAIQLENELSNTIAEKETLQEQLEYYESELRTIKESESKESAVIKSLNDDILKFRVVAGLEDVEGEGIQVIIEDPLENIEYSRENGSVIMYNYDLILSMLNILNAAGAEAVSVNNQRIIAMTEIHLAGNNLNINNVPTAPPFAIKAIGNSDTLEASLNIRYGIVWEMRENYKLQVGIKKFENIVIEKYKDVIKFRYAEPVE
- a CDS encoding FtsQ-type POTRA domain-containing protein — protein: MKRKNTFKIAIAIAVFIVAIYTIVFMTNIFIVENCSIMPKIATVYDDALSESILGQNIFILNAEEVMTMLEENPEVKSVTLRRHFPDSIEIDVILREKIIQVEYMNGTIGIAADGYVMDYEPFPEEGLSGDYLRVKGFEFERFARNSVIVTDKYEVLENIIMLAKFLKNDIEEKTDFVFIEDNHLILQIQKDFLVDFGLLDDPIEDKLEKMKLILQDLSSKNINRGIINMRYEKNPVYYPIY
- a CDS encoding small basic family protein; amino-acid sequence: MIVALVGIIVGLGIGFYLPVTFPAQYSLYLSISIIAAFDSIFGAVRANLENKFDTLIFTTGFFGNAFLAGMLAYIGDQLGVPLYYAAIVAFGVRLFENFAFIRRYFISKLRE